In one Betta splendens chromosome 14, fBetSpl5.4, whole genome shotgun sequence genomic region, the following are encoded:
- the emsy gene encoding BRCA2-interacting transcriptional repressor EMSY isoform X3, giving the protein MIQLEKPVPTGTMPVVWPTILDLGRDECKRILRKLELEAYAGVISALRAQGDLTKDKKNLLGELTKILGISTERHRAEVRRAVNDERLTTIAYHMSGPNSSSEWSIEGRRLVPLMPRLVPQTAFTMTANAVASATANQNASLLLPAETGNKEVVVCYSYTSTTCTSTSATATSGTIGATVKSPRPASPTSNVVVLPSGSTVYVKSVSCSDEDEKPRKRRRTNSSSSSPVMLKEVSKVSPPVSKNITLPVSGSPKMSNIMQSIANSLPPHLSPVKITFTKPTIQTTSTTTQKVIIVTTSPSANFVPNILSKSHAHHNTTVSKLGSTSVLNTPTQKQTVVFPASSSPNSTTIAVTTVVSSTPSVVMSTVTPCASSAGVKVAAARLPSPKTLMGSPTQILAQFPKQQSPKQLQQSSALGASSVGQTQTSTTSPGAKPTIQIKQESGVKIITQQVQPSKILPKPSSVALSGSSSSPIMVVSSNGAIMTTKLVTQPTATQATYTRPTVSPTIGARISASSGGATYVKTTSGSIITVVPKSLATLGGKIISSNIVSGTTTKITTIPMTSKPNVIVVQKTTGKGATIQGLPGKNVVTTLLNAGGEKGLQAVQGTKPAIITASRPITKMIVTQPKGMSAGSQSTATKIIPTKIVYGQQGKTQVLIKPKPVYQTAVVSEQTRQLVTETLQQVTRSADLALGQSLGPEGTTKEEVSFIEAISLTGEASQGSAQDPQPVVHVVSSREQNWTEQEVAVETSPTIIYQEVTSGESQSATSTIKALLELQQTTVVKEKGESKLRQNTIDLSQMAVPIQLAQEKKPSPESTSEAEPSTDYVSAGKVSRVGVSTEDDDVVMSSSQQLVKPYKTSGQVAVATKAAAATSAASHASHMPSDSRGKTETMLEAGELEGDTLDPQTGLFYRSTQPASEPTKQAAHPAGAQPPPSQAESEPSRHSLASGQPAPPPPQLQSKPQVSQPPSSSTAFPSTPPLSKKLPKLREQSLLKPQTLSQSPKDRSPTTPAQAGAKVPTPTTPTKPLTPQLPKLQQAPTSHHRPQHMSMSHPPPLQAHHPVSTEKTATSQQPIITQNATLTKITFGSSHPPPVFSSGEATAKLIPESSSSLSGDKPSVSDILKISMMEAEIDPSTEPMVVDSSSDCGPLGKALEVQAVSGTLDAGQFISSSGASVHRSHTKAQQFSCMQGLTAQRSKEDLDVIEVIPQYSILPDSSQSNVVVEPSGFLEITNYTSQQLEEDSPMEQEVDSSNDEATAASPPDQP; this is encoded by the exons ATGATTCAGCTGGAGAAACCAGTACCGACTGGTACCATGCCAGTCGTGTGGCCAACCATCCTTGACTTGGGCAGGGATGAGTGCAAAAGAATTCTCCGTAAACTGG AGCTTGAGGCTTATGCTGGCGTCATTAGTGCCCTCAGAGCCCAAGGGGACCTGACAAAGGACAAGAAGAATCTCCTGGGAGAACTCACTAAAATCCTTGG TATTTCAACAGAGCGTCATCGTGCAGAAGTCCGCAGGGCGGTTAATGATGAACGCCTCACCACCATTGCATATCA TATGTCAGGACCCAACAGTTCGTCCGAATGGTCGATTGAAGGGCGGCGACTTGTTCCACTGATGCCGAGGCTGGTCCCTCAGACAGCTTTTACCATGACTGCTAATGCGGTCGCCAGTGCTACAGCCAATCAGAATGCCTCACTTCTGTTGCCAGCTGAAACGGGAAACAAAGAAG TGGTTGTATGTTACTCCTATACCAGCaccacctgcacctccaccagtGCTACAGCAACCAGTGGCACCATAGGAGCAACGGTGAAGTCACCACGACCTGCCAGCCCTACATCCAACGTGGTGGTGCTGCCCAGCGGTAGCACTGTTTATGTGAAAA GTGTGAGTTGTTCAGATGAAGATGAAAAGCCTCGCAAGCGAAGAAGGACAAACTCATCCAGCTCGTCGCCAGTGATGTTGAAGGAGGTTTCCAAGGTGTCCCCTCCAGTTTCCAAGAACATCACACTTCCTGTCAGTGGCAGCCCTAAGATGAGCAACATCATGCAAAGCATCGCCAATTCGCTGCCTCCCCACCTGTCCCCAGTCAAGATCACCTTCACCAAGCCCACAATCCAGACTACTAGCACCACCACGCAAAAG GTCATAATTGTGACAACCTCTCCCAGTGCCAACTTCGTTCCCAACATTCTGTCCAAGTCTCATGCCCACCACAACACCACTGTGTCTAAGCTGGGCTCCACCTCTGTGTTGAACACACCCACTCAGAAGCAGACAGTTGTGTTTCCTGCCAGTTCCAGCCCTAATTCCACCACTATTGCTGTGACGACTGTGGTCTCCTCTACTCCTTCAGTGGTCATGTCAACTGTCACACCAT GTGCCTCTTCAGCTGGAGTGAAGGTCGCTGCAGCCAGGCTTCCTTCACCTAAGACTCTGATGGGGTCACCTACTCAGATCTTGGCCCAGTTTCCCAAACAACAGTCTCCAAAACAACTGCAACAGAGCTCAGCTTTAGGAGCTTCTAGTGTTGGTCAGACCCAAACTAGCACCACCTCCCCTGGAGCAAAACCCACAATTCAGATCAAACAAGAGTCTG GTGTAAAGATAATCACTCAGCAAGTTCAGCCGAGCAAAATTCTGCCCAAGCCGTCGTCAGTGGCTCTGTCCgggagcagctcctctcccaTCATGGTTGTTAGTAGCAATGGAGCCATAATGACCACTAAACTGGTCACTCAGCCAACAG CTACCCAGGCGACATATACCAGACCCACTGTTAGCCCGACCATCGGCGCCAGAATATCAGCCTCCAGTGGTGGGGCCACTTATGTCAAGACCACCAGTGGCAGCATCATCACTGTTGTGCCCAAATCTCTGGCTACTCTGGGTGGGAAAATCATCAGCAGCAACATTGTGTCTG GCACAACTACTAAGATAACCACCATCCCCATGACGTCCAAGCCAAACGTCATTGTTGTTCAGAAAACAACTGGTAAAGGAGCAACCATCCAGGGACTGCCAGGAAAGAATGTGGTCACCACTCTTTTAAATGCTGGG GGGGAGAAGGGTCTGCAGGCTGTTCAGGGGACAAAACCAGCCATCATCACTGCCTCCAGACCTATTACCAAGATGATTGTCACCCAGCCCAAAGGTATGAGCGCTGGATCCCAGTCCACCGCCACCAAGATCATCCCAACCAAGATCGTCTACGGCCAGCAGGGCAAGACACAG GTTCTCATTAAGCCTAAGCCTGTCTACCAGACTGCGGTGGTCAGTGAACAGACCAGGCAGCTGGTCACTGAGACTCTGCAGCAAGTGACCCGCTCTGCAGACCTTGCTCTGGGGCAGAGCTTGGGTCCGGAGGGGACTACAAAGGAAGAGGTCAGCTTCATAGAGGCCATCAGCTTAACTGGAGAGGCCTCCCAAGGTAGTGCCCAAG ACCCGCAGCCTGTAGTGCATGTGGTCTCCTCCAGGGAGCAGAATTGGACTGAGCAGGAAGTAGCTGTGGAGACCAGCCCAACCATTATCTATCAGGAGGTAACTAGCGGGGAATCCCAGTCCGCCACATCTACCATCAAGGCTCTGCTGGAGTTACAGCAAACAACAG TAGTTAAAGAGAAAGGAGAGTCCAAACTGAGGCAGAACACGATCGACCTGAGCCAGATGGCCGTGCCCATCCAGCTGGCCCAGGAGAAGAAgcccagcccagagtccacgtCAGAGGCTGAGCCCAGCACCGACTATGTCTCAGCAG GTAAAGTGAGCCGAGTGGGCGTGTCCACGGAGGACGATGATGTAGTCATGTCCTCTAGCCAGCAGCTGGTAAAGCCTTACAAAACCAGCGGCCAGGTTGCTGTGGCGACCAAAGCGGCTGCTGCCACCTCTGCAGCGTCACACGCCAGTCACATG CCCTCCGACAGCCGTGGCAAAACTGAGACCATGTTAGAGGCCGGAGAGCTGGAAGGCGACACCTTGGACCCACAGACTGGCTTGTTTTACCGTTCCACCCAACCAGCATCAGAGCCCACGAAGCAAGCCGCCCACCCGGCTGGCGCTCAGCCGCCACCGAGCCAAGCCGAGTCCGAGCCGAGCCGGCACAGCTTGGCATCCGGCCAGCccgcgccaccgccgccgcagctgcagagcaaacCTCAGGTCAGCCagcctccctcttcctccaccgCCTTCCCCTCCACGCCTCCCCTGAGCAAGAAACTCCCCAAACTACGAGAGCAGAGTTTGCTCAAACCCCAGACTTTATCCCAGAGCCCCAAAGATAGATCCCCGACTACACCGGCCCAGGCTGGGGCGAAGGTCCCAACCCCGACCACACCAACCAAGCCCCTGACGCCACAGCTCCCAAAGCTCCAGCAAGCACCCACGTCCCACCACAGGCCCCAGCACATGTCCATGTCTCACCCCCCTCCGCTGCAGGCGCACCACCCTGTCAGCACCGAGAAGACCGCAACCAGCCAG CAGCCAATCATCACGCAGAATGCCACCCTCACCAAGATCACCTTCGGCAGCTCCCACCCGCCGCCCGTGTTCAGCAGCGGCGAGGCCACTGCCAAGCTGATTCCAGAGTCCAGCTCCAGTTTGTCTGGAGACAAGCCCTCGGTCTCAGACATCCTGAAGATCTCCATGATGGAGGCCGAGATCGACCCGAGCACAGAACCCATGGTGGTGGACTCCTCCAGTGATTGCGGCCCGCTGGGTAAAGCCCTGGAGGTCCAGGCCGTGTCGGGCACGCTGGACGCCGGCCAGTTCATCAGCAGCTCCGGGGCCTCCGTGCACCGGTCCCACACAAAGGCCCAGCAGTTCAGCTGCATGCAGGGCCTCACTGCACAGAGGAGCAAAGAGGACCTGGATGTCATAGAG GTGATTCCCCAGTACTCCATCTTGCCGGACTCCAGCCAGTCCAACGTGGTGGTGGAGCCCAGCGGCTTCCTGGAGATCACCAACTACACcagccagcagctggaggaggacagccccatggagcaggaggtggacaGCAGCAACGACGAGGCCACGGCGGCCAGTCCGCCTGACCAGCCGTAG
- the emsy gene encoding BRCA2-interacting transcriptional repressor EMSY isoform X5 codes for MPMIQLEKPVPTGTMPVVWPTILDLGRDECKRILRKLELEAYAGVISALRAQGDLTKDKKNLLGELTKILGISTERHRAEVRRAVNDERLTTIAYHMSGPNSSSEWSIEGRRLVPLMPRLVPQTAFTMTANAVASATANQNASLLLPAETGNKEVVVCYSYTSTTCTSTSATATSGTIGATVKSPRPASPTSNVVVLPSGSTVYVKSVSCSDEDEKPRKRRRTNSSSSSPVMLKEVSKVSPPVSKNITLPVSGSPKMSNIMQSIANSLPPHLSPVKITFTKPTIQTTSTTTQKVIIVTTSPSANFVPNILSKSHAHHNTTVSKLGSTSVLNTPTQKQTVVFPASSSPNSTTIAVTTVVSSTPSVVMSTVTPCASSAGVKVAAARLPSPKTLMGSPTQILAQFPKQQSPKQLQQSSALGASSVGQTQTSTTSPGAKPTIQIKQESGVKIITQQVQPSKILPKPSSVALSGSSSSPIMVVSSNGAIMTTKLVTQPTATQATYTRPTVSPTIGARISASSGGATYVKTTSGSIITVVPKSLATLGGKIISSNIVSGTTTKITTIPMTSKPNVIVVQKTTGKGATIQGLPGKNVVTTLLNAGGEKGLQAVQGTKPAIITASRPITKMIVTQPKGMSAGSQSTATKIIPTKIVYGQQGKTQVLIKPKPVYQTAVVSEQTRQLVTETLQQVTRSADLALGQSLGPEGTTKEEVSFIEAISLTGEASQDPQPVVHVVSSREQNWTEQEVAVETSPTIIYQEVTSGESQSATSTIKALLELQQTTVKEKGESKLRQNTIDLSQMAVPIQLAQEKKPSPESTSEAEPSTDYVSAGKVSRVGVSTEDDDVVMSSSQQLVKPYKTSGQVAVATKAAAATSAASHASHMPSDSRGKTETMLEAGELEGDTLDPQTGLFYRSTQPASEPTKQAAHPAGAQPPPSQAESEPSRHSLASGQPAPPPPQLQSKPQVSQPPSSSTAFPSTPPLSKKLPKLREQSLLKPQTLSQSPKDRSPTTPAQAGAKVPTPTTPTKPLTPQLPKLQQAPTSHHRPQHMSMSHPPPLQAHHPVSTEKTATSQQPIITQNATLTKITFGSSHPPPVFSSGEATAKLIPESSSSLSGDKPSVSDILKISMMEAEIDPSTEPMVVDSSSDCGPLGKALEVQAVSGTLDAGQFISSSGASVHRSHTKAQQFSCMQGLTAQRSKEDLDVIEVIPQYSILPDSSQSNVVVEPSGFLEITNYTSQQLEEDSPMEQEVDSSNDEATAASPPDQP; via the exons ATG CCCATGATTCAGCTGGAGAAACCAGTACCGACTGGTACCATGCCAGTCGTGTGGCCAACCATCCTTGACTTGGGCAGGGATGAGTGCAAAAGAATTCTCCGTAAACTGG AGCTTGAGGCTTATGCTGGCGTCATTAGTGCCCTCAGAGCCCAAGGGGACCTGACAAAGGACAAGAAGAATCTCCTGGGAGAACTCACTAAAATCCTTGG TATTTCAACAGAGCGTCATCGTGCAGAAGTCCGCAGGGCGGTTAATGATGAACGCCTCACCACCATTGCATATCA TATGTCAGGACCCAACAGTTCGTCCGAATGGTCGATTGAAGGGCGGCGACTTGTTCCACTGATGCCGAGGCTGGTCCCTCAGACAGCTTTTACCATGACTGCTAATGCGGTCGCCAGTGCTACAGCCAATCAGAATGCCTCACTTCTGTTGCCAGCTGAAACGGGAAACAAAGAAG TGGTTGTATGTTACTCCTATACCAGCaccacctgcacctccaccagtGCTACAGCAACCAGTGGCACCATAGGAGCAACGGTGAAGTCACCACGACCTGCCAGCCCTACATCCAACGTGGTGGTGCTGCCCAGCGGTAGCACTGTTTATGTGAAAA GTGTGAGTTGTTCAGATGAAGATGAAAAGCCTCGCAAGCGAAGAAGGACAAACTCATCCAGCTCGTCGCCAGTGATGTTGAAGGAGGTTTCCAAGGTGTCCCCTCCAGTTTCCAAGAACATCACACTTCCTGTCAGTGGCAGCCCTAAGATGAGCAACATCATGCAAAGCATCGCCAATTCGCTGCCTCCCCACCTGTCCCCAGTCAAGATCACCTTCACCAAGCCCACAATCCAGACTACTAGCACCACCACGCAAAAG GTCATAATTGTGACAACCTCTCCCAGTGCCAACTTCGTTCCCAACATTCTGTCCAAGTCTCATGCCCACCACAACACCACTGTGTCTAAGCTGGGCTCCACCTCTGTGTTGAACACACCCACTCAGAAGCAGACAGTTGTGTTTCCTGCCAGTTCCAGCCCTAATTCCACCACTATTGCTGTGACGACTGTGGTCTCCTCTACTCCTTCAGTGGTCATGTCAACTGTCACACCAT GTGCCTCTTCAGCTGGAGTGAAGGTCGCTGCAGCCAGGCTTCCTTCACCTAAGACTCTGATGGGGTCACCTACTCAGATCTTGGCCCAGTTTCCCAAACAACAGTCTCCAAAACAACTGCAACAGAGCTCAGCTTTAGGAGCTTCTAGTGTTGGTCAGACCCAAACTAGCACCACCTCCCCTGGAGCAAAACCCACAATTCAGATCAAACAAGAGTCTG GTGTAAAGATAATCACTCAGCAAGTTCAGCCGAGCAAAATTCTGCCCAAGCCGTCGTCAGTGGCTCTGTCCgggagcagctcctctcccaTCATGGTTGTTAGTAGCAATGGAGCCATAATGACCACTAAACTGGTCACTCAGCCAACAG CTACCCAGGCGACATATACCAGACCCACTGTTAGCCCGACCATCGGCGCCAGAATATCAGCCTCCAGTGGTGGGGCCACTTATGTCAAGACCACCAGTGGCAGCATCATCACTGTTGTGCCCAAATCTCTGGCTACTCTGGGTGGGAAAATCATCAGCAGCAACATTGTGTCTG GCACAACTACTAAGATAACCACCATCCCCATGACGTCCAAGCCAAACGTCATTGTTGTTCAGAAAACAACTGGTAAAGGAGCAACCATCCAGGGACTGCCAGGAAAGAATGTGGTCACCACTCTTTTAAATGCTGGG GGGGAGAAGGGTCTGCAGGCTGTTCAGGGGACAAAACCAGCCATCATCACTGCCTCCAGACCTATTACCAAGATGATTGTCACCCAGCCCAAAGGTATGAGCGCTGGATCCCAGTCCACCGCCACCAAGATCATCCCAACCAAGATCGTCTACGGCCAGCAGGGCAAGACACAG GTTCTCATTAAGCCTAAGCCTGTCTACCAGACTGCGGTGGTCAGTGAACAGACCAGGCAGCTGGTCACTGAGACTCTGCAGCAAGTGACCCGCTCTGCAGACCTTGCTCTGGGGCAGAGCTTGGGTCCGGAGGGGACTACAAAGGAAGAGGTCAGCTTCATAGAGGCCATCAGCTTAACTGGAGAGGCCTCCCAAG ACCCGCAGCCTGTAGTGCATGTGGTCTCCTCCAGGGAGCAGAATTGGACTGAGCAGGAAGTAGCTGTGGAGACCAGCCCAACCATTATCTATCAGGAGGTAACTAGCGGGGAATCCCAGTCCGCCACATCTACCATCAAGGCTCTGCTGGAGTTACAGCAAACAACAG TTAAAGAGAAAGGAGAGTCCAAACTGAGGCAGAACACGATCGACCTGAGCCAGATGGCCGTGCCCATCCAGCTGGCCCAGGAGAAGAAgcccagcccagagtccacgtCAGAGGCTGAGCCCAGCACCGACTATGTCTCAGCAG GTAAAGTGAGCCGAGTGGGCGTGTCCACGGAGGACGATGATGTAGTCATGTCCTCTAGCCAGCAGCTGGTAAAGCCTTACAAAACCAGCGGCCAGGTTGCTGTGGCGACCAAAGCGGCTGCTGCCACCTCTGCAGCGTCACACGCCAGTCACATG CCCTCCGACAGCCGTGGCAAAACTGAGACCATGTTAGAGGCCGGAGAGCTGGAAGGCGACACCTTGGACCCACAGACTGGCTTGTTTTACCGTTCCACCCAACCAGCATCAGAGCCCACGAAGCAAGCCGCCCACCCGGCTGGCGCTCAGCCGCCACCGAGCCAAGCCGAGTCCGAGCCGAGCCGGCACAGCTTGGCATCCGGCCAGCccgcgccaccgccgccgcagctgcagagcaaacCTCAGGTCAGCCagcctccctcttcctccaccgCCTTCCCCTCCACGCCTCCCCTGAGCAAGAAACTCCCCAAACTACGAGAGCAGAGTTTGCTCAAACCCCAGACTTTATCCCAGAGCCCCAAAGATAGATCCCCGACTACACCGGCCCAGGCTGGGGCGAAGGTCCCAACCCCGACCACACCAACCAAGCCCCTGACGCCACAGCTCCCAAAGCTCCAGCAAGCACCCACGTCCCACCACAGGCCCCAGCACATGTCCATGTCTCACCCCCCTCCGCTGCAGGCGCACCACCCTGTCAGCACCGAGAAGACCGCAACCAGCCAG CAGCCAATCATCACGCAGAATGCCACCCTCACCAAGATCACCTTCGGCAGCTCCCACCCGCCGCCCGTGTTCAGCAGCGGCGAGGCCACTGCCAAGCTGATTCCAGAGTCCAGCTCCAGTTTGTCTGGAGACAAGCCCTCGGTCTCAGACATCCTGAAGATCTCCATGATGGAGGCCGAGATCGACCCGAGCACAGAACCCATGGTGGTGGACTCCTCCAGTGATTGCGGCCCGCTGGGTAAAGCCCTGGAGGTCCAGGCCGTGTCGGGCACGCTGGACGCCGGCCAGTTCATCAGCAGCTCCGGGGCCTCCGTGCACCGGTCCCACACAAAGGCCCAGCAGTTCAGCTGCATGCAGGGCCTCACTGCACAGAGGAGCAAAGAGGACCTGGATGTCATAGAG GTGATTCCCCAGTACTCCATCTTGCCGGACTCCAGCCAGTCCAACGTGGTGGTGGAGCCCAGCGGCTTCCTGGAGATCACCAACTACACcagccagcagctggaggaggacagccccatggagcaggaggtggacaGCAGCAACGACGAGGCCACGGCGGCCAGTCCGCCTGACCAGCCGTAG